The Gemella massiliensis DNA segment AATATAAACTTTATCATTTTCTTTTTTTCTCATAATTCTTACAATATGATTACTATCGTTTTTAGATAAAGTATATCTCTCATGTTCATCAAATAATTCATCTACAAAATATTGTTGCATAACTTCTCCCGATAATTTTCTCTATATGTACAATTTTACTCCATTATAACATTTAAAGCAATATAATAATTTATTCTTAACTTGACGGCTAATTTCAATTAGCTTATAATATAATTAGTTAATTCTGATTAGCCAAAAGGAGAAGAACATGAATACAAAAGAAAAAATACTATCCGAAGCCTTGAAACTTTTTGCTCAAAAAGGTTATTCTGACGTTTATGTCAAGGATATTGCGATGATGGTCAATATTAAGGCACCAAGTTTATATAAACATTTTAAAAATAAGCAGGAAATCTTCGATAGTTGCATTAAAACCTTTTATGAAAATATGAGCAAAAAGAGGAATACACTTCTTTTACCTAAAAACTCTGTCAATAATGAAATATATTTACATAAAAGTCGAATGGATATCATTCATATCGCACAAGAATTATTTGAATTTTATCTATTAGATGAGATTGCCTCAAACTTTAGAAAAATGCTTCTTATCGACCGCTATAAAGACCGCAACATTAATCGTCTATATGAATGACCCTATCACCTATCAGATAAAAGTGTTTTCTCTACTGCTAGCGGCAAATAAAATAAAATTTGGAAACGCAACAGATATGGCAAATGCGTTTTTCTCACAAATCTATTTTTTACTTCAAAAATATGACGAAAAAAAAGATAAATTAGAAGACGCTAAAAAGGAAATCGAGACATTTATAAATGTATTTTGTAATATTTGGGGGTTAGAGGAATGAAATGGTTAAAATTCACACTACTATTTATTGTAATTTTAGTAATCTTATATGTGCTTAGTACATCATTACGTTTGAAAAGCGACCTAAAGGAAGCTATGAAAAAGCTGGACAATTACCATCCTAATCAAATGAACTTATCTTATGGAAATATTGAATATCTTGATATCGGAGCCGGAGAAACCTTACTTGTTTGTCATGGGATATTTGGCGGTTTTGATCAAGGCTATGAAAGTGTAAAAAATTTCTCTAACAATTACAGAATTATTTCCCCCTCGCGATTTGGATACCTTAATAGCGATATATTAGGAAAGGGTACCCCAAAAGAGCAATGTAAAGCATATGTAGAACTTTTAGATAAACTAAATATTGATAAGGTATTTATTATAGGAGAATCTGCCGGAGGAACTGTAGCTATTCGATTTGCCCTAGATTATCCTAATAGATGTAAGGGACTT contains these protein-coding regions:
- a CDS encoding TetR/AcrR family transcriptional regulator, with amino-acid sequence MNTKEKILSEALKLFAQKGYSDVYVKDIAMMVNIKAPSLYKHFKNKQEIFDSCIKTFYENMSKKRNTLLLPKNSVNNEIYLHKSRMDIIHIAQELFEFYLLDEIASNFRKMLLIDRYKDRNINRLYE
- a CDS encoding alpha/beta fold hydrolase; this encodes MKWLKFTLLFIVILVILYVLSTSLRLKSDLKEAMKKLDNYHPNQMNLSYGNIEYLDIGAGETLLVCHGIFGGFDQGYESVKNFSNNYRIISPSRFGYLNSDILGKGTPKEQCKAYVELLDKLNIDKVFIIGESAGGTVAIRFALDYPNRCKGLILYSSAMPETKKPEKINLHQAPPDFLCNNLAMYLISPFFKSTMGMDSSVVKTMLPIDKRSAGVKIDGKITNPDMPVNYDDYPVEAIKIPVLILQAKDDKLTKYDKFIDSVKRFDNITLKIFDSGGHLLVGHDEEIRKTVSHFIYQVNQNN